TGCCGCTGCTTGACATCCGCTGAAGCGTGTCAGTCACCAAGTCCTCGCCCTCCTGAAGCTCGTCTAGTACCTCCTTGCGGAACACGAAGTAGCCACCATTTTGGGCAACATCAAGCTCGGTAACCGGAAGGATGCCGGTCACCCGGTCTTCAGCGTCCCGCTCGACCATGTGAAAAGCCATCTGCGGCGGCACTGCCAACAAGGACGCCGCGTACTGCGGATTGGCCGCCATGTTGGCGATGATTTCGTTCATGGGAGCGTCGGTGAGGGTATCGGCATAGTTGGCCAAGAACATTTCTTCGCCAGCCAGATATGGTTTGACCCGACGAAGCCGCTCGCCAATGGGAGTTTCCAGACCGGTATCGACGAAGGTGATCGTCCAGTCATAGATGTCGTGGGAGAGCAACTCCACCCCACCACCGCGTCTGAGCACAAAGTTGTTTGATGTGGTCTCGCGGTAGTGCAAGAAGAACTCTTTGATGTGGTGAGCGCCAAAGCCCAAACACAAGATGAACTCCTTGTGCCCGAAATGAGCGTAGTAGCGCATGACGTGCCACAGCAGCGGTCGCTCTCCCACTCGGACCATCGGCTTGGGAACATCGTCTCGACCTTCCCTCATCCGCATGCCATAGCCGCCACAAAACAGAACTACCTTCATCGAAAGATCACCACACCTCAAGTTCTGGAATCGGCACTGCGAGACGTCCACCCCAGTCACGGACGTACTCAAGTTGGGCCGCTATCTCCTTGCGAAGATTCCACGGCAGGATGAGCACTACGTCGGGCTGTTGATCGGCGATGGCTTCCGGCGGCAAAACGGGAATGTGCGAACCAGGCAAGAACATGCCGTGTTTGTTGGGGTTCATGTCGACGGTAAACGGCAACAGATCGGCCCGAATACCGCAATGATTCAGGAGTGTGTTTCCTTTGCCGGGAGCACCGTAACCAACGACAACTCGTCCCGCTCTTTTCTCTTGTATGAGGAACTCGAGCAGATTGGCTTTGACCGTGTCCACTTCAGCTGCGAATCCACTGTGGCCGGCCACCGAATCCAAACCTGCCGCGGCCTCATCCGCCAGCACCTTGGCTGCCGCAGCAGTGGGCTGACCCGCTCCAGCGGAATGTTGCACGAAGAGACGAAGCGAACCGCCGTGTGACGGCAACTCCTCGACGTCTACAACGACCAGGTCAGACAGCGCTAGCGCTCGTTGCGCGGTTAGAAGCGTGAAGTAGGAAAAGTGCTCATGGTAAATCGTGTCGTATTGCCGCAGTTCGATGAGACGCAGCAGATGTGGAAACTCCAACGTGATGGTCCCCTGTGGCGCCAGCAGTGTGGCGAGGCCAGCTACGAAGTCGTGCAGATCGGGGACATGAGCGAAGACATTATTTCCGGCCAGCAAGTCAGCCTTGCCGTAGGTCGCGACGATCCGACTGGCAGATTCCTGGCCGAGAAATACCTTTTCAGTTCTCACTCCTTCCGTAATCGCCACTTCTGCCACATTTCCAGCAGGCTCAATACCCAGGACCGGGATGTCAGCCGCAACAAAATTGCGCAGCAGGTAGCCATCGTTGCTGGCAACCTCCATCACTAAGGACGCATTGCCCAATGAAAGCCTTTCAATCATTCGCTGGCTGTACAGCTCAGCGTGACGGAGCCACGAGGAAGAGTACGACGAGTGATAGGCGTACTCATCAGTGAAGATTTCGTCAGGGGGTATGTACTCCGGAAGTTGGACCAACAAGCACTTCTCGCAGATCCTTACGTTCAGTGGGTAGAACGCTTCAGCGCCATCCACGCGCTCGGCACTGAGGAAGTCCTCACACGGGGGCGACATCCCTAAGTCCACGAAGGTTTTGGTCAGTTCAGTCGCACATATCCGGCAACGACGTGTCTCCACTGGCCTTCCTCCAACCTTGGTACGGCTCAGTCTTGCACCTTCGCTTCCGATTTGCCCACGATGAGTCCGGACTGCTGTTGCACTTACCCGGCCCTGCCAGTCAGTGCCGCACCCGACCCGGCCACAGGTCAACAGCCAACGCTTGCTCCAGGCCAGCAATGGTGCCCAAATCGGGCACTACCTTGCCGGTCAGCAGTCGCGACAGCGAGGTCGGATCCATGCCCGCCGGTTGTGCGGCAGCTCGCAAAGTGAGCCCTCGGTCGTCAATGCAGCGTTGTAGCCGCTGCACGAGTGCGGCTGTCGTCGTCGCGTATACCGGAGCGTCAGCCGCGAAAGGACCGCTGGGCCACTCACCATCCTCGGCGAGCCACTCCACCGGTGGCAGATATCGACGGGAGGCCATACCTGAGTGTGACAGGGGCACTACGCTGTGAGGCAGAGGAGGACCACATGTCCGAACATCTCCGGTTGACCTTCCCAGAAGATCAAGTCACCGAACCTGTGATCTATCACATCGTGAAGGACTTCGACGTCGTACCGAACATTCGCCGGGCCGCCATCGAAAACCACTTCG
This sequence is a window from Actinomycetes bacterium. Protein-coding genes within it:
- a CDS encoding glucose-1-phosphate cytidylyltransferase, whose amino-acid sequence is MKVVLFCGGYGMRMREGRDDVPKPMVRVGERPLLWHVMRYYAHFGHKEFILCLGFGAHHIKEFFLHYRETTSNNFVLRRGGGVELLSHDIYDWTITFVDTGLETPIGERLRRVKPYLAGEEMFLANYADTLTDAPMNEIIANMAANPQYAASLLAVPPQMAFHMVERDAEDRVTGILPVTELDVAQNGGYFVFRKEVLDELQEGEDLVTDTLQRMSSSGKVYAHMHRGFWMPADTVKERAELEKMYQSGNRPWALWKNGEML
- a CDS encoding helix-turn-helix domain-containing protein, with the translated sequence MASRRYLPPVEWLAEDGEWPSGPFAADAPVYATTTAALVQRLQRCIDDRGLTLRAAAQPAGMDPTSLSRLLTGKVVPDLGTIAGLEQALAVDLWPGRVRH
- a CDS encoding NIL domain-containing protein, translated to MSEHLRLTFPEDQVTEPVIYHIVKDFDVVPNIRRAAIENHFGWLIIELDGTPSNIDAAKAYLTTQGIKVDSAEGDIVAG